In Salinisphaera sp. LB1, one genomic interval encodes:
- a CDS encoding RodZ domain-containing protein has protein sequence MNATHDDQSDEPKEPGLPPRAEGEAASPGLTRNKSEGLTPGEILREGRLAHDYTVEDLCAQTRLSRHTIDALEENDFQALSQPVFARGYYRQCAKVLDLNVDRLMAAYTALVGEEAPKPRIDDRSVGAGIIPQDVTPGGGFRFRGLLILVLIVAAVVAAIAFVLPSTGVPGAITGNSSSGNAVQPSQPDQNTKSFEFNSSSSSNSNGGSGASSSDTTTSSAGTSSNSSGGGSSNASKGGSGTNSQGAVATGAANTVTPSVVGGNSGSPLTGKQPGGRNVNQSLGLTKPSPAGHNAAASGAEPSQQNAPPAVPPNRLVLKFNKRSWVRVTDANGDRMASGIFQSGDTKEFNGTPPYKITLGYAPGVKVTIGGKPVDVAGHTSGGGIAHLTVNAPDNANGNG, from the coding sequence ATGAACGCAACGCACGACGATCAATCCGATGAGCCGAAAGAGCCGGGGCTGCCCCCGCGCGCGGAGGGCGAAGCGGCGTCACCGGGCCTTACGCGCAACAAGTCCGAGGGCCTCACACCAGGCGAAATCCTGCGTGAGGGACGTCTCGCACACGATTACACTGTCGAGGATCTCTGTGCGCAGACCCGGCTCAGCCGCCACACGATCGATGCGCTCGAGGAGAACGATTTCCAGGCGTTGTCGCAACCGGTGTTCGCGCGCGGCTACTATCGCCAGTGCGCCAAGGTGCTCGACCTGAACGTCGATCGACTGATGGCCGCCTATACGGCGCTGGTGGGCGAGGAAGCGCCGAAGCCGCGGATCGATGATCGTTCCGTTGGCGCCGGCATCATTCCGCAGGATGTCACGCCGGGTGGCGGCTTCCGTTTTCGCGGTCTGTTGATTCTTGTGCTCATCGTTGCGGCCGTGGTCGCGGCGATCGCGTTCGTGCTGCCGTCCACTGGCGTGCCGGGCGCGATCACCGGTAACAGCAGCAGTGGCAATGCGGTTCAGCCCAGCCAGCCCGATCAAAACACGAAATCCTTCGAGTTCAATTCATCCAGTTCATCGAACAGCAATGGCGGCAGTGGCGCGTCCAGCAGCGATACCACGACCAGCAGCGCGGGCACCAGCAGCAATAGCAGTGGTGGTGGCAGCAGTAACGCCAGTAAAGGCGGCAGCGGCACGAACAGTCAAGGCGCCGTCGCGACAGGCGCCGCCAACACCGTCACGCCCAGCGTGGTTGGCGGCAACAGCGGTTCGCCGCTTACCGGCAAGCAGCCGGGCGGGCGCAACGTCAATCAGTCGCTTGGCCTCACCAAGCCGAGCCCGGCGGGTCATAATGCGGCCGCGTCGGGCGCCGAGCCATCGCAGCAGAACGCGCCACCGGCCGTGCCGCCCAACCGTCTCGTGCTCAAGTTCAACAAGCGATCGTGGGTGCGCGTGACCGATGCCAACGGTGACCGCATGGCATCGGGCATCTTCCAGTCCGGTGATACCAAGGAATTCAACGGCACGCCGCCGTACAAGATTACGCTCGGCTATGCGCCGGGTGTGAAAGTGACCATTGGCGGTAAGCCGGTGGACGTCGCCGGGCATACCAGCGGGGGCGGTATCGCGCACCTGACGGTCAATGCGCCGGACAACGCTAACGGCAACGGCTAG
- the pilW gene encoding type IV pilus biogenesis/stability protein PilW — protein sequence MSRRLVALVAPVVLIALLSAAGCATDGGVNRQDAAAANANVGADYLHKGQNDRARQAFQKALHYDSDNFTANWGMAVVSERLDEPAQAKRYFKKTLSIRPAAEVYNSYAAFLCEQGKTDQGLANFKRALKAGNSGDRADSLANAGLCLYRAKRTKQAAQYFRRALKADPKQAKALTHLASIEYHAQNYLSARAFIERADAATKLDAAQLLLAARIELALHDRSAAAAYLKRHNAKKPTASRSLSQLESSRQ from the coding sequence ATGAGCCGACGTCTGGTTGCGCTGGTCGCTCCGGTTGTGCTGATAGCGTTGCTGTCGGCCGCCGGTTGTGCGACCGACGGCGGTGTCAATCGCCAGGACGCGGCCGCGGCGAATGCCAACGTGGGCGCCGATTATCTGCACAAGGGACAGAACGACCGCGCCCGGCAGGCCTTTCAAAAGGCGTTGCATTACGACTCTGATAACTTCACCGCCAATTGGGGCATGGCAGTCGTCAGCGAGCGACTCGACGAGCCGGCTCAGGCGAAGCGGTATTTCAAGAAGACGCTGTCGATACGGCCGGCGGCCGAGGTTTACAACAGCTACGCTGCCTTTCTCTGCGAGCAAGGCAAGACCGATCAGGGGCTGGCTAATTTCAAGCGCGCACTGAAGGCCGGGAATTCGGGCGATCGTGCCGACAGCCTGGCCAACGCTGGCCTGTGCCTGTACCGGGCGAAGCGCACGAAACAGGCGGCCCAATATTTCCGTCGCGCACTCAAGGCCGATCCGAAACAGGCCAAAGCCCTGACGCATCTGGCCTCAATCGAATACCATGCGCAGAATTACCTGAGCGCGCGCGCGTTCATCGAACGCGCCGACGCTGCGACCAAGCTTGATGCCGCCCAGCTGTTGCTGGCCGCGCGTATCGAACTGGCGTTGCACGACCGGTCCGCTGCGGCGGCCTATCTCAAGCGCCACAATGCGAAAAAGCCGACGGCAAGCCGATCGCTGAGCCAACTGGAGTCATCGCGTCAATGA
- the rlmN gene encoding 23S rRNA (adenine(2503)-C(2))-methyltransferase RlmN yields MTNADSDNLTPIRTSATASGTRVNLFGLDREAMSAFFKRHGESAFRAKQVMQWIYARGVTDFAAMTDLSKKLRERLPEIAEIRPPARIREQASRDGTRKWLLAVTEDMDPDNAIEAVYIPEADRATLCISSQIGCALDCSFCATGKQGLNRNLTTAEIVGQVWMAEHDLRAQGKVHGERALSNIVFMGMGEPLANYRAVVPAIRILLDDYGFGLSKRRVTVSTSGMVPFMDRLRAEVDVALAVSLHAPTDALRDELVPINRKYPLDELMAACDRYVEGKERRAHVVYEYVLLAGVNDQPEHARNLVRLLGDRQAKVNLIPFNPFDGSGYERPPETSIRAFQDALHARGLRTTVRRTRGDDIDAACGQLVGRVRSKQKRHFRDVPIRVESRPAPRV; encoded by the coding sequence ATGACGAATGCCGACAGCGACAACCTGACCCCGATTCGAACCAGCGCGACCGCCAGCGGTACGCGTGTCAATCTGTTTGGCCTCGACCGGGAGGCCATGTCGGCGTTTTTCAAGCGGCACGGCGAATCGGCCTTCCGGGCGAAGCAGGTCATGCAGTGGATCTATGCCCGCGGCGTGACCGATTTTGCGGCGATGACCGACCTGTCCAAGAAACTGCGGGAGCGCCTGCCCGAGATCGCCGAGATCCGGCCGCCGGCCCGTATTCGCGAACAGGCCAGCCGCGACGGTACGCGCAAATGGCTGCTCGCGGTCACCGAGGACATGGATCCGGACAACGCCATCGAGGCGGTCTATATTCCCGAGGCGGATCGCGCCACGCTGTGCATTTCGTCGCAGATCGGCTGCGCACTGGACTGTTCCTTCTGCGCCACCGGCAAGCAGGGATTGAACCGGAATCTGACCACGGCCGAAATCGTCGGTCAGGTCTGGATGGCCGAACATGACCTGCGCGCCCAGGGTAAGGTGCACGGCGAACGCGCGCTGTCGAACATCGTGTTCATGGGCATGGGCGAGCCGCTGGCCAACTACCGCGCGGTGGTGCCGGCAATCCGTATCCTGCTCGACGATTACGGCTTCGGCCTGTCCAAGCGGCGGGTGACGGTGTCGACCTCCGGAATGGTGCCGTTCATGGACCGGCTGCGTGCCGAAGTGGACGTGGCCCTGGCGGTATCGTTGCATGCGCCGACCGACGCGCTGCGCGACGAACTGGTGCCGATCAACCGCAAGTATCCACTCGACGAGCTGATGGCGGCCTGCGATCGCTACGTCGAGGGTAAGGAGCGCCGGGCCCACGTGGTCTATGAATACGTGCTGCTGGCCGGTGTCAACGACCAGCCCGAACATGCTCGCAATCTGGTCAGGCTGCTCGGCGACCGGCAGGCCAAGGTCAACCTTATCCCCTTTAATCCATTCGACGGTTCGGGCTACGAGCGCCCGCCCGAGACGAGCATTCGCGCCTTCCAGGATGCGTTGCACGCGCGGGGGCTGCGCACCACCGTGCGGCGAACACGCGGCGACGACATCGACGCCGCCTGCGGACAGCTCGTCGGCCGCGTGCGCAGCAAGCAGAAACGGCATTTCCGCGATGTGCCGATTCGCGTCGAATCCCGACCGGCTCCGCGCGTATGA
- the ndk gene encoding nucleoside-diphosphate kinase, whose protein sequence is MAVERTLSIIKPDAVAKNVIGEIYRRFENADLKIIGARMMQLSREDAEQFYAVHSERPFFNALVEFMISGPVMVQVLEGENAIAKNRDLMGATNPKEAEAGTIRGDFAESIDANAVHGSDGQDTAATEIDFFFGQGGLCPR, encoded by the coding sequence ATGGCCGTCGAGCGCACCCTGTCGATCATCAAACCCGACGCAGTCGCCAAGAACGTGATCGGTGAGATCTATCGCCGTTTCGAGAATGCCGATCTCAAGATCATCGGCGCCCGCATGATGCAGTTGTCGCGTGAAGACGCCGAGCAGTTCTACGCCGTGCATTCCGAGCGCCCGTTTTTCAACGCGCTGGTCGAGTTCATGATCTCCGGCCCGGTCATGGTCCAGGTTCTGGAAGGCGAGAACGCCATCGCCAAGAACCGCGACCTGATGGGCGCGACCAACCCGAAGGAAGCTGAAGCCGGCACCATCCGCGGCGATTTCGCCGAGTCCATCGACGCCAACGCCGTACACGGCTCGGACGGCCAGGACACCGCCGCGACCGAGATCGATTTCTTCTTTGGCCAGGGCGGCCTCTGCCCGCGCTAG
- a CDS encoding iron-sulfur cluster assembly accessory protein, whose amino-acid sequence MSETTLQTEGLVLTEAAAARIRYQLEKRGHGLGLRLGVRKSGCSGYMYTMDYADEIGEDDDVFEDHGARVVVARKHMQVLAGTIVDFRSEGLNRMFRFDNPRAKNACGCGESFMV is encoded by the coding sequence ATGAGCGAAACAACACTGCAAACCGAAGGTCTGGTGCTGACCGAAGCCGCCGCGGCGCGGATCCGGTATCAGCTTGAAAAACGCGGACATGGTCTGGGTCTGCGCCTGGGTGTCCGCAAGTCCGGCTGCAGCGGTTACATGTACACCATGGACTACGCCGACGAGATCGGCGAGGACGACGACGTTTTCGAGGACCATGGGGCGCGCGTGGTGGTGGCCCGCAAGCACATGCAGGTGCTGGCGGGCACGATCGTCGATTTCCGCTCTGAAGGCTTGAACCGCATGTTCCGGTTCGACAATCCGCGGGCCAAGAACGCCTGTGGCTGCGGCGAGTCGTTCATGGTGTAG
- a CDS encoding iron-sulfur cluster assembly scaffold protein, with amino-acid sequence MARFLCPLRAVAPATAADWPASGAAETPGEDARCRVFLARDDAARLRAAFAAFGPPVVVACADWVCERVTGQTTEFARILTLADVEKALALTPTQRYAGLVAIDALANAMINLGR; translated from the coding sequence ATGGCACGTTTTCTGTGCCCGCTCCGGGCCGTCGCGCCGGCAACAGCCGCGGACTGGCCGGCCAGCGGCGCCGCGGAAACGCCCGGGGAGGACGCGCGTTGCCGCGTGTTCCTGGCGCGCGACGACGCCGCCCGGCTGCGCGCGGCGTTCGCGGCGTTCGGCCCGCCGGTGGTCGTGGCCTGTGCCGACTGGGTCTGTGAACGGGTGACTGGCCAGACGACTGAATTTGCGCGTATTCTTACATTGGCCGATGTCGAGAAGGCGTTGGCTCTGACCCCGACACAGCGATACGCTGGGTTGGTGGCGATCGACGCGTTGGCCAACGCGATGATCAATCTGGGACGATAG
- a CDS encoding cysteine desulfurase family protein has product MRASIYLDHAATAPLAPGVAEVMHEALVDAAGNPSSPHPPGRRARARVDAAGETLAALIGAEPREIVWTSGATESSNLALRGVAEFVGHGARIVSVVTEHPATRDTLAVLAKKGVTVDWLPVDEGGAIDPDELAAALAQGPDLVSIMHVNNETGVIHDIPAIAEQCAAAGVALHVDAAQSLARLAIDVRRTPIALMSLSAHKIGGPKGIGALYIRRRMPRIGLAPQIIGGGQQRGLRAGTLSTHQIAGFGAAAAHAARHGVAAQPAWARLRDALWDAIAPVGGLHRNGRPEHTAAPFLSVSVSGVHGAALVAGLNEGEPELAVSAGAACSAAKGESSHVVRAMGRSPREAAATIRFSLGPGVDDAAIAAAGQRFTDEVTRLRALAAAV; this is encoded by the coding sequence ATGCGCGCCTCGATCTATCTCGACCATGCGGCCACTGCGCCGCTGGCGCCGGGCGTGGCCGAGGTCATGCACGAGGCGCTGGTGGACGCCGCCGGCAATCCGTCGTCGCCGCACCCGCCCGGGCGTCGCGCCCGGGCGCGGGTGGACGCCGCCGGCGAGACACTGGCCGCGCTGATCGGCGCCGAACCGCGCGAGATCGTGTGGACCTCCGGTGCGACTGAATCATCGAATCTGGCGCTACGCGGCGTGGCCGAGTTCGTGGGCCACGGTGCGCGCATCGTTTCCGTGGTGACCGAACACCCGGCCACTCGCGACACGCTTGCCGTGCTTGCGAAAAAAGGGGTGACAGTCGACTGGCTGCCGGTCGACGAGGGCGGCGCGATCGACCCGGACGAGCTGGCGGCCGCCCTGGCGCAGGGCCCGGATCTGGTTTCGATCATGCACGTCAACAACGAAACCGGCGTGATCCACGATATTCCGGCGATCGCCGAGCAATGCGCGGCGGCTGGTGTCGCTCTGCATGTGGACGCGGCGCAAAGCCTGGCGCGACTCGCGATCGACGTGAGGCGGACGCCGATCGCGCTGATGTCGTTGTCGGCGCACAAGATCGGCGGCCCGAAGGGCATCGGCGCGCTGTATATCCGCCGACGCATGCCGCGCATCGGGCTCGCCCCTCAGATCATCGGGGGCGGGCAGCAGCGCGGCCTGCGCGCCGGCACATTGTCCACACACCAGATTGCCGGCTTTGGCGCGGCGGCGGCACACGCGGCACGGCATGGCGTGGCGGCACAGCCGGCATGGGCGCGCCTGCGCGACGCATTGTGGGACGCCATCGCGCCCGTCGGCGGCCTGCATCGCAATGGGCGCCCGGAACACACCGCGGCGCCGTTTCTGAGCGTGAGCGTGAGCGGCGTGCACGGCGCGGCGCTGGTGGCCGGGCTCAACGAAGGTGAGCCCGAGCTTGCGGTATCGGCCGGCGCGGCCTGCAGCGCGGCCAAGGGCGAATCGTCGCATGTGGTCCGTGCCATGGGTCGCTCGCCGCGCGAAGCGGCCGCGACCATTCGGTTTTCCCTGGGCCCCGGGGTGGATGATGCGGCGATTGCGGCGGCGGGGCAGCGGTTCACCGACGAAGTGACGCGGCTGCGTGCGCTGGCCGCGGCGGTCTGA
- the cysE gene encoding serine O-acetyltransferase, with product MFARFKEDLDTVFERDPAARSVWEVIFTYPGLHAIWWHRVAHWCWNHGMKWIARFISHLSRWVTGIEIHPGAVIGRRFFIDHGFGVTIGETTIIGDDCTIYQGVTLGGTSWSPGKRHPTLENDVVVGAGAKVLGPFTVGQGARIGSNAVVVKEVPPGCTAVGVPAKLVKCKDGTPEDRRKETADRIGFSMYGVTQDMPDPVARGIDAMLDHIDALERRQDELEQLTRQLGARLDEKQPETDHV from the coding sequence ATGTTTGCTCGCTTTAAGGAAGATCTGGACACGGTATTCGAGCGCGACCCGGCGGCCCGTAGCGTATGGGAAGTCATCTTTACCTATCCCGGGCTGCATGCGATCTGGTGGCACCGGGTTGCCCACTGGTGCTGGAACCATGGCATGAAATGGATCGCGCGATTCATTTCGCATCTGTCGCGCTGGGTCACGGGCATCGAGATTCATCCCGGTGCCGTGATCGGGCGTCGGTTTTTCATCGACCATGGTTTCGGTGTCACGATCGGCGAGACCACCATCATCGGCGACGATTGCACGATCTATCAGGGCGTGACCCTGGGCGGCACCAGCTGGAGCCCGGGCAAGCGTCATCCGACGCTGGAGAACGATGTGGTCGTCGGTGCCGGCGCCAAGGTGCTCGGGCCGTTCACGGTGGGCCAGGGCGCACGTATCGGGTCGAACGCTGTCGTGGTCAAGGAAGTCCCGCCCGGCTGTACCGCCGTAGGCGTGCCGGCCAAGCTGGTCAAGTGCAAGGACGGCACCCCCGAGGACCGGCGCAAGGAAACCGCCGATCGGATCGGTTTCTCGATGTATGGCGTGACCCAGGACATGCCCGATCCGGTCGCGCGCGGCATCGACGCCATGCTCGACCATATCGATGCGCTGGAGCGGCGGCAGGACGAGCTGGAACAACTGACCCGGCAGCTCGGCGCGCGCCTCGACGAAAAGCAGCCGGAAACCGATCACGTCTGA
- a CDS encoding RNA methyltransferase: protein MSDSVPQNPTPDAAVLSRLRIVLVGAQHPGNIGAAARAMKVMGLSDLALVAPERYPDPEATARASGADDVLAAARRYDTLDQALADCVLTIGTSARSRRTQWPLIDARAAAARAVAATANGPVALVFGRERSGLNNAELDRCQLHLQVPTNPEYSSLNLAAAVQVVAYELRVASGHGIAAGEAHVPVPAADMEGLFQHWHDVLVAAGFLDPNEPRILMRRLRRLFNRAAPDRIETNILRGALRALDPRRLPNRKPGAGDDR, encoded by the coding sequence ATGAGCGATTCCGTGCCCCAGAACCCGACGCCCGACGCGGCCGTGTTATCCCGCCTGCGCATCGTGCTTGTGGGGGCGCAGCATCCCGGCAATATCGGTGCGGCAGCGCGCGCGATGAAGGTTATGGGCTTGTCGGACCTGGCTCTGGTCGCGCCCGAGCGTTATCCGGACCCCGAGGCCACCGCGCGCGCCTCCGGTGCCGATGATGTGCTGGCTGCTGCGCGCCGGTACGACACGCTGGATCAGGCGCTGGCGGATTGTGTGCTGACCATCGGCACGAGCGCTCGCAGCCGTCGAACTCAGTGGCCGTTGATCGATGCGCGCGCCGCGGCCGCGCGCGCGGTTGCGGCCACCGCCAACGGGCCAGTGGCGCTGGTATTCGGGCGTGAGCGGTCCGGGCTGAACAACGCCGAACTGGATCGTTGCCAGCTGCATCTTCAGGTGCCGACCAATCCCGAGTACAGCTCGCTCAATCTGGCGGCGGCGGTGCAGGTCGTGGCTTATGAGTTGCGTGTGGCCAGCGGTCACGGCATCGCTGCGGGCGAGGCGCACGTGCCGGTTCCGGCCGCCGATATGGAAGGCCTGTTCCAGCACTGGCACGATGTGCTGGTCGCGGCGGGATTTCTCGATCCGAACGAGCCGCGCATCCTCATGCGACGGTTGCGGCGGCTGTTCAATCGCGCGGCGCCGGATCGCATCGAGACCAACATCCTGCGCGGCGCGCTGCGTGCGCTGGATCCGCGCCGGCTGCCCAACCGCAAGCCGGGCGCGGGTGACGACCGATAG
- a CDS encoding inositol monophosphatase family protein yields the protein MQPLTNIAVTAARRAGDVILSYYRRGDTGQVTRKAENDFVTEADQRAEATIIDTIRRNYPGHAFLAEESGETGDSDTVWVIDPIDGTMNFMRGIPHFCVSIGCRVNGVVEHGVIYDPVKDELFIAERGKGASVDGHRMRVSNTVRLRESMLSTGFAYRRQGDITTYLPLYNRMLSACGHMRHSGSAALDLAYVAAGRLDGYWEIGLSAWDLAAGMLMVRAAGGIASDAHDNDADPLETGNILATNPKLYPQMLDKIVKTPRGGR from the coding sequence ATGCAACCCCTGACCAATATCGCAGTCACCGCCGCGCGGCGTGCCGGTGATGTCATCCTGTCCTATTACCGCCGTGGCGATACCGGCCAGGTGACCCGGAAAGCCGAGAACGATTTCGTGACCGAGGCCGACCAGCGCGCCGAAGCCACAATCATCGACACCATCCGGCGCAACTACCCGGGGCATGCGTTTCTGGCCGAGGAATCGGGCGAGACCGGCGACTCGGACACGGTCTGGGTGATCGACCCGATCGACGGCACCATGAACTTCATGCGCGGCATTCCGCATTTCTGCGTGTCGATCGGCTGTCGCGTCAACGGGGTGGTCGAGCACGGCGTGATCTACGACCCGGTCAAGGACGAGCTGTTCATCGCCGAGCGTGGCAAGGGGGCAAGCGTCGACGGCCACCGGATGCGCGTGTCGAACACGGTGCGCCTGCGCGAATCGATGCTGTCCACCGGTTTCGCGTACCGCCGTCAGGGCGATATCACGACTTATCTGCCGTTGTACAACCGCATGCTGTCGGCCTGCGGGCACATGCGGCATTCCGGGTCCGCCGCCCTCGACCTGGCCTATGTGGCGGCCGGCCGTCTCGACGGCTACTGGGAAATCGGCCTGTCGGCCTGGGATCTGGCCGCCGGCATGCTCATGGTCCGCGCCGCCGGCGGCATCGCATCCGATGCGCACGACAACGACGCCGATCCGCTGGAAACCGGTAATATCCTCGCGACCAACCCCAAACTCTACCCGCAGATGCTCGACAAGATCGTGAAAACTCCGCGCGGCGGGCGCTGA
- the secF gene encoding protein translocase subunit SecF, translating to MRLIKSNTSIDFIGKGRYAVIVSAIVLLVCCVSLGIGKLSFGIDFTGGVVVHVQYPHEVSLNKVRSALSSAGYAQPTVQHFGSAETALIRLPASAGQEKAASVGDKVMNALKSGPPGAKLQSVEFVGPQVGSDLVNKGGLALLYTVIAILIYVIFRFHWKLATGAVAALVHDIVITLGVFSLTHMDFDLTVLAALLAVLGYSLNDTIVVYDRIRENFRRMRKATPKEVANAAINQTLARTLMTSGTTLMTLLALFFLGGPVIHGFAAALLVGIITGTYSSIFVASALALYFKLSAQDLFPPKEEDAAKAAKVTR from the coding sequence ATGCGTCTGATTAAGTCCAACACCTCGATCGATTTCATCGGCAAGGGCCGGTATGCGGTGATCGTGTCCGCGATCGTGCTGCTGGTGTGCTGCGTATCGCTGGGGATCGGCAAGCTATCGTTCGGTATCGATTTCACCGGCGGTGTCGTCGTGCACGTTCAATACCCGCACGAGGTGAGCCTGAACAAGGTGCGCAGTGCACTCAGTTCGGCCGGGTACGCGCAGCCCACGGTTCAACACTTCGGCAGCGCCGAGACCGCGCTGATTCGTCTGCCGGCCTCGGCCGGGCAGGAGAAGGCGGCCTCGGTGGGTGACAAGGTGATGAATGCGCTCAAGTCCGGGCCACCGGGCGCGAAGCTGCAATCGGTCGAGTTCGTCGGTCCGCAGGTCGGCAGCGATCTGGTCAACAAGGGCGGGCTGGCACTGCTCTATACCGTAATCGCGATTCTCATCTATGTGATCTTCCGCTTTCACTGGAAGTTAGCCACCGGCGCCGTAGCCGCCCTGGTGCACGATATCGTGATCACGCTCGGCGTGTTTTCGCTCACGCACATGGATTTCGATCTGACCGTGCTGGCCGCACTGCTGGCCGTGCTCGGCTACTCGCTCAACGACACCATCGTGGTCTACGACCGTATCCGCGAGAACTTCCGGCGCATGCGCAAGGCCACGCCGAAGGAAGTCGCCAATGCCGCCATCAACCAGACGCTGGCGCGTACGCTGATGACCTCGGGCACCACGCTGATGACGTTGCTGGCGTTGTTCTTCCTCGGCGGCCCGGTCATCCACGGCTTCGCTGCGGCACTGCTGGTGGGCATCATCACCGGCACCTACTCGTCGATCTTCGTGGCCAGCGCGCTGGCGCTGTACTTCAAGCTCAGCGCCCAGGATCTGTTCCCGCCCAAGGAAGAGGACGCCGCGAAGGCCGCCAAGGTCACGCGCTGA
- the secD gene encoding protein translocase subunit SecD: MNRYPLWKYLLLVVVLVVGVLYALPNLFGEQPAVQVSKANGNAATRQLESRVKSILSKADMAAQTVTLNDGRLLARYGGTDAQLKAAGVLKRKLGDNYTVALNLAPSTPAWLRAIKAQPMSLGLDLRGGVHFLLQVDMDAVFKNTYDRYARDVPHYLRNHSIRYQRAYRDGDSVKLVFPSDAAMHKAENALPSQFNNLQFKQAPNADNTLVATLTDSRAQHIRNFALEQNLTTLRNRVNELGVSQPLVQRQGQDRIVVELPGVQDTAQAKRLLGKTATLQYRLVDQKHNAQQAAKTGNIPSGDQLYHTKNGQPILLKDDVIASGDQIVDASAGFDQKTNQPAVFVTLDGQAASKMFNVTSSHIGDPMAVLYTETRLETHYKNGKRVTTQHKDQRVISVANIQSAFGKRFQTTGLKRGEAHDLALLLRAGALAAPVNIVSERTIGPSLGADNIAEGERAVVVGFLVVVAFMAIYYGIFGLIADLALFMNLVLVMAALSIMQATLTLPGIAGIVLTIGMAVDANVLIFERIREELDAGNTPQSAIKSGYDKAFSSIFDANITTLIAALMLFGFGTGPVKGFAVTLSLGIVTSMFTAIIGTRAIVNLTYGRRKRLKKLSI, encoded by the coding sequence ATGAACCGTTATCCGCTGTGGAAATATCTTCTGCTCGTCGTCGTGCTGGTCGTCGGCGTACTCTATGCGTTGCCCAACCTGTTCGGCGAACAGCCGGCGGTGCAGGTCTCCAAGGCCAACGGCAATGCTGCGACCCGGCAACTGGAGAGCCGCGTCAAGAGCATTCTGTCCAAAGCGGACATGGCGGCCCAGACCGTCACGCTCAACGACGGCCGCCTGCTGGCGCGTTACGGCGGTACGGACGCCCAGCTCAAGGCGGCCGGTGTCCTCAAGCGCAAGCTGGGCGATAACTATACGGTGGCGCTCAATCTGGCGCCCTCCACGCCGGCCTGGCTGCGGGCGATCAAGGCACAGCCCATGTCGCTGGGCCTGGATTTGCGCGGGGGCGTGCACTTCCTGCTGCAGGTGGATATGGATGCGGTGTTCAAGAACACCTACGACCGCTATGCCCGCGACGTGCCGCACTACCTGCGCAACCATTCGATCCGCTACCAGCGCGCCTATCGCGACGGTGACTCGGTCAAGCTCGTGTTCCCCAGCGACGCTGCCATGCACAAGGCCGAGAACGCACTGCCGAGCCAGTTCAATAACCTGCAGTTCAAACAGGCGCCGAACGCGGACAACACGCTGGTTGCGACGCTCACCGATAGCCGCGCCCAGCATATCCGCAACTTTGCGCTCGAGCAGAACCTCACCACGCTGCGCAACCGCGTCAACGAACTCGGCGTGTCCCAGCCACTGGTGCAGCGTCAGGGGCAGGATCGCATCGTGGTCGAGTTGCCGGGCGTGCAGGACACGGCCCAGGCCAAGCGTCTGCTCGGCAAGACCGCGACACTGCAGTATCGCCTGGTGGATCAGAAGCATAATGCGCAGCAGGCCGCCAAAACCGGCAATATTCCGTCCGGCGATCAGCTGTACCACACCAAAAACGGTCAGCCGATCCTGCTCAAGGATGACGTCATCGCATCGGGCGACCAGATCGTCGATGCTTCGGCCGGCTTCGACCAGAAAACCAATCAGCCGGCCGTTTTCGTGACGCTCGACGGCCAGGCGGCAAGCAAGATGTTCAACGTGACCTCATCGCACATCGGTGACCCGATGGCGGTGCTCTACACGGAGACTCGCTTGGAGACCCATTACAAGAACGGCAAGCGGGTCACCACCCAGCACAAGGATCAGCGGGTGATCAGTGTGGCCAATATTCAGAGCGCGTTCGGCAAGCGCTTCCAGACCACGGGACTGAAACGGGGTGAGGCACACGATCTCGCGCTGTTGCTGCGCGCCGGCGCCTTGGCCGCGCCGGTTAACATCGTATCCGAGCGCACCATCGGGCCGAGCCTGGGCGCCGATAACATTGCCGAGGGCGAACGCGCGGTGGTGGTCGGTTTTCTGGTGGTGGTGGCCTTCATGGCGATCTACTACGGCATATTCGGGTTGATTGCGGATCTGGCGCTGTTCATGAATCTGGTGCTGGTGATGGCCGCGCTGTCGATCATGCAGGCCACGCTGACACTTCCGGGCATTGCCGGTATCGTGCTGACGATCGGCATGGCGGTGGACGCCAACGTGCTGATCTTCGAGCGCATACGCGAAGAGCTGGATGCGGGCAACACGCCGCAGTCGGCGATCAAGAGCGGTTACGACAAAGCCTTCAGTTCGATCTTCGATGCCAATATCACGACGCTGATCGCGGCCCTCATGCTGTTCGGCTTCGGCACCGGCCCGGTCAAGGGCTTCGCGGTGACGCTCAGCCTGGGCATCGTGACTTCGATGTTCACCGCCATCATCGGTACGCGCGCGATCGTCAATCTGACGTACGGCCGCCGCAAGCGGCTCAAAAAGCTCTCGATCTAG